From Entelurus aequoreus isolate RoL-2023_Sb linkage group LG22, RoL_Eaeq_v1.1, whole genome shotgun sequence, one genomic window encodes:
- the nde1 gene encoding nuclear distribution protein nudE homolog 1 gives MVEPTIHKFTSLEEELGFWKEQSSRHQQRADESQEELQEFQQMSRDYEAELEAELKQCEARNKELLQNNNRLRVELENIKEKYENQHADTFKHISTLEENLAETTAVRDHLQKYIRELEQSNDDLERTKRATIMSLEDFEQRMNHVIERNAFLESELDEKENLLESVQRLKDEARDLRQELAVRQKERRPSSSLGKDSDPSSGITPMPGTPSKPLSSFTTPPPSSIRRGDGLTGTPLTTSARISALNIVGELLRKVGNLESKLASCRDFVYDTSVIRPTLAAALGSPCGLEGGAGVQASSMSPPPPQYDSLVKRLEFGPAPPRGISQGPQSPQGGVKMLL, from the exons ATGGTCGAGCCAACAATACACAAGTTCACGTCTTTAGAGGAGGAGCTGGGCTTCTGGAAGGAGCAGTCAAGTAGACACCAGCAGAG gGCAGATGAATCTCAGGAGGAGCTGCAAGAGTTTCAGCAGATGAGTAGAGACTATGAAGCCGAGCTGGAAGCAGAGTTGAAACAGTGCGAGGCTCGGAACAAGGAGCTGCTGCAAAACAACAACCGACTCCGAGTGGAGCTGGAGAACATCAAG GAGAAATATGAGAATCAACACGCTGACACTTTTAAGCACATCTCAACTCTTGAGGAAAATCTAGCAGAGACTACAGCAGTCCGAGATCACCTGCAGAAATACATCAGGGAGCTGGAACAGTCCAATGATGACCTGGAGAGGACCAAAAG GGCTACCATCATGTCCCTGGAGGactttgagcagaggatgaaccATGTCATTGAGAGGAATGCTTTTCTTGAAAGTGAGCTGGATGAGAAAGAGAACCTGCTTGAGTCGGTTCAGAGACTCAAAGATGAAGCCAGAG ATCTTCGGCAGGAGCTGGCAGTACGTCAGAAAGAAAGGCGGCCATCCAGCAGCCTGGGCAAAGATTCTGATCCTTCCAGTGGTATCACTCCCATGCCTGGTACCCCCTCCAAACCTCTCAGCTCCTTCACCACACCTCCTCCATCCAGCATCCGACGAG GTGACGGTCTAACAGGGACTCCTCTCACAACATCTGCCAGGATATCTGCACTCAACATAGTTGGGGAACTGCTGAGAAAAGTTGGG AATCTGGAGTCCAAGCTGGCCTCGTGTCGAGACTTTGTGTATGACACGTCGGTTATCAGGCCTACACTGGCCGCCGCCCTTGGGAGCCCATGTGGTCTAGAAGGAGGGGCTGGAGTGCAAGCTAGCAGCATGAGTCCTCCCCCTCCTCAGTACGACag TTTAGTGAAGCGGTTGGAATTTGGACCGGCGCCCCCACGAGGAATCTCCCAGGGGCCTCAGTCGCCACAGGGAGGAGTCAAGATGCTGCTCTGA